Proteins encoded by one window of Rutidosis leptorrhynchoides isolate AG116_Rl617_1_P2 chromosome 7, CSIRO_AGI_Rlap_v1, whole genome shotgun sequence:
- the LOC139859290 gene encoding uncharacterized protein produces MGKNSGGKKDKNDQKTAPRVLRSRIIDVDPKTGLVDTSKIASMESESDGPTESKGDLSVNKSSRDNNREDASFDLNKDTQGEDNNLSIHTVVDESEADEAIDGNANQGSLNKLDGSGNKNKHSYLHATMGTMSDKKINFRFIEQQQADDEVDVVLPIESVLEAADRYSNTLVGYFLGNRLPFPVVQQYVKNTWSRFGLEKVMMNGKGIFFFKFASEQGLISVLEGGPWMIRNAPIILNKWSPRHVLAKEDVTKIPVWVNLYNVPLAGFTEVGLSMIASKIGIPMRLDSYTSTMCLESWGRPNFARAMIEISAHDDLKDKIRVATPCVKGGEKTVSEVTIEYEWKPPRCSCCCVFGHRDQQCPKIIVAAPETVAATNDGFKQVGRAKINDKMKSQARVKFGVQRKGKGTFVYRPKPKQDIVFERKSDVPTCTGKKRETTLNNLFGILNDCNEDGGMRNADCNQNEQDDVEDDTNETAVYASAKNIYEGASTPGLNVLNESHVVIGKLNGICNSVFPSWIWSSNNSVCARGTRIIIGWDPGEVQIMFIAMSDQAVHCHVRTTRDGNEFFMSFIYANNYYISRRPLWLELDMHNLFVGNRPWVILGDFNVALCLDDYSSGPSSSTMAMREFKECIDKIKMVDVNYSGMQYTWNQRPQSNAGLLKKIDRVMANDIFIDRFTDAHVIFQPYRISDHCPAILKISRSVVSKPKPFKFTNLISEHTDFLQVVENGWKLEVMGHPMFRVVKRLRLLKKPIRKLMWEKGNLHANVVKLRQELDDKSKVEWLRVGDCNSSYFHKVVKGRIYRAKIHTIESSDGVMLEGQDVPQRFLDHYINFLGNASPCEDIPDREDLFTKKIQRTKASTMVRNITDEEIKAAMFDIGDIRSPGPDGFSSTFFKSSWDIIGNDITHAIKDFFMTGQLLKEINHTVIALLPKVPSPSKVTDFRPISCCNVLYKCISKVITNRIKSSLEDVVNLNQSAFVPGRRIADNILLTQEIMKNYHLNRGVPRCAFKVDIQKAYDTVDWGFLRSTLVGFGFPKRMIGWIMKCVTTTSFSISINGDMHGYFKGKRGLRQGDPMSPYLFTLVMEVLSLMLARKVAVTDGFQYHPKCDKLKIINLCFADDLFLFAYANIDSVKVIRDVLEDFKNCSGLHPSLPKSTAFFANVSSTIKCEILDLLPFEEGCLPVRYLGVPLVSTRLLYQDCKVLVERVKSKVKDWKNKFLSIGGRVQLITSVLTSMQVYWCSIFILPDAIIKDIEKVIRGFLWCQGDLKKGKAKVKWEDLCLPKNEGGLGIKRLKFWNVALITSHVWRILKNEESLWVKWIHAYHLSTRNFWDVPVKADISWSEVISWRDIFQAGFNTNTLLCNIVDQNQWAWPITWVSKYPALQQIEIPVFSDTSDVLQWKAQDGKLSYFSVSTAYESIRPCAPLVEWFDVVWFSQCIPRHAFVLWMLIRERMKTQDRLKLWEIRDNQVLLCSLCSSCADSHSHLFFDCKYSHEVWLRVKDLILAPSWSTDWKTFTLIITPYASKKSANMVVTKLLFAATVYFVWQERNNRMFKGRKRSTDALFREIYATVRLKLMSVRFKESRQVNELKMAWNIG; encoded by the exons ATGGGGAAGAATTCTGGTGGGAAGAAGGATAAGAATGATCAAAAAACTGCACCTAGGGTTCTTAGAAGTCGAATAATCGATGTCGATCCTAAAACCGGTTTAGTGGACACAAGTAAAATAGCTTCAATGGAGAGTGAATCGGATGGGCCAACGGAATCAAAAGGGGATCTCAGTGTTAATAAGTCATCTAGGGACAATAATAGAGAAGATGCTTCTTTTGATTTGAATAAGGATACTCAAGGCGAGGATAATAATTTGAGCATCCATACCGTAGTTGATGAATCGGAAGCAGATGAAGCCATTGATGGTAATGCTAACCAGGGTTCTTTGAACAAATTAGATGGTAGTGGAAATAAGAATAAACATTCTTATTTACACGCTACCATGGGAACTATGTCTGATAAAAAGATTAACTTTCGGTTTATCGAACAACAACAAGCGGATGATGAGGTTGATGTGGTGTTACCTATTGAATCTGTGTTGGAAGCCGCTGATCGTTACAGTAATACTCTTGTGGGTTACTTTCTAGGTAATAGGCTGCCCTTCCCTGTTGTTCAACAGTATGTTAAAAACACATGGAGTAGATTCGGCCTGGAAAAAGTTATGATGAATGGCAAAGGAATTTTTTTCTTTAAATTTGCAAGTGAACAAGGTCTAATTAGCGTTCTGGAGGGGGGACCATGGATGATTCGTAATGCGCCTATTATTTTAAACAAATGGTCTCCAAGACATGTATTGGCGAAAGAGGATGTGACTAAAATTCCTGTATGGGTTAACTTATACAATGTTCCACTTGCGGGTTTCACCGAAGTGGGGCTGAGCATGATTGCGTCGAAGATTGGGATACCTATGAGATTGGATTCGTATACGTCTACAATGTGTCTTGAATCTTGGGGAAGACCAAACTTTGCTAGGGCAATGATAGAAATATCGGCTCATGATGATCTAAAAGATAAAATAAGGGTAGCAACTCCATGTGTTAAGGGGGGTGAAAAGACCGTGTCTGAAGTAACGATTGAGTATGAGTGGAAACCACcacgttgttcatgttgttgtgtATTTGGCCATCGTGATCAACAATGTCCAAAAATTATAGTTGCAGCTCCTGAAACGGTTGCTGCAACGAATGATGGATTTAAACAGGTGGGTCGTGCTAAGATAAATGACAAAATGAAAAGCCAGGCTCGAGTTAAGTTTGGTGTTCAAAGGAAAGGTAAAGGCACTTTTGTGTACAGACCAAAGCCAAAGCAAGATATTGTTTTCGAAAGGAAGTCTGATGTACCCACTTGTACTGGGAAAAAAAGGGAAACCACTTTGAATAACTTATTTGGTATTCTAAACGATTGTAATGAGGATGGAGGGATGAGAAATGCAGATTGTAATCAAAATGAGCAGGATGATGTAGAAGATGACACGAATGAAACGGCAGTTTACGCATCGGCAAAAAATATTTACGAGGGGGCAAGCACTCCCGGGTTAAATGTTTTAAATG AATCTCATGTGGTTATTGGAAAGTTGAATGGTATCTGTAATTCAGTGTTCCCGTCTTGGATTTGGTCATCTAATAATAGCGTTTGTGCTCGGGGAACGAGAATCATAATAGGATGGGATCCAGGTGAGGTACAAATTATGTTTATTGCAATGTCGGACCAAGCTGTCCATTGTCATGTTCGAACAACTCGTGATGGTAATGAATTTTTCATGTCGTTTATTTACGCGAATAACTACTATATTAGTAGACGTCCATTGTGGTTAGAACTTGATATGCATAATTTGTTTGTTGGAAATCGTCCATGGGTGATTCTAGGGGACTTTAATGTCGCATTATGTTTGGATGATTATTCGAGTGGTCCTTCTAGTAGTACGATGGCAATGAGGGAATTCAAAGAGTGTATTGACAAAATCAAGATGGTTGATGTGAATTACTCCGGAATGCAATACACTTGGAATCAAAGGCCGCAATCGAACGCGGGTTTATTGAAAAAGATCGATAGAGTAATGGCGAATGATATTTTTATTGATCGTTTTACTGATGCTCATGTAATTTTCCAACCATACAGGATTTCCGATCATTGCCCGGCTATTTTGAAGATCTCTCGATCAGTTGTGTCCAAACCAAAGCCTTTTAAATTCACTAATTTAATTAGTGAGCATACTGATTTCTTGCAAGTAGTGGAGAATGGGTGGAAATTGGAAGTTATGGGACATCCTATGTTTCGAGTTGTCAAGCGATTGCGTCTGCTCAAAAAACCAATTCGCAAACTAATGTGGGAAAAGGGGAATTTACATGCTAATGTGGTTAAGTTGAGGCAGGAGCTTGATGAT AAATCTAAAGTCGAATGGCTTCGAGTGGGTGATTGCAACTCTAGCTATTTCCACAAGGTAGTAAAGGGTCGTATTTATCGGGCAAAGATTCATACGATTGAAAGTAGTGATGGGGTTATGCTTGAAGGCCAAGATGTTCCTCAACGTTTTTTAGATCATTATATTAATTTTTTGGGAAATGCATCTCCTTGCGAAGACATTCCTGACCGTGAAGATTTATTCACGAAGAAAATTCAGCGAACGAAAGCTTCAACCATGGTTAGAAATATCACTGATGAGGAAATTAAAGCcgctatgtttgatataggcgatATCCGATCTCCGGGTCCCGATGGTTTCTCATCGACTTTTTTTAAAAGTTCATGGGATATAATTGGCAACGATATAACTCATGCGATTAAGGACTTTTTTATGACAGGCCAATTGCTTAAAGAGATAAATCATACTGTAATTGCTCTATTACCGAAAGTCCCATCCCCGTCTAAAGTTACTGATTTTCGCCCAATCTCGTGTTGCAATGTGCTCTATAAATGTATCAGCAAAGTGATCACGAATAGGATCAAATCTAGTCTGGAAGATGTGGTAAATTTAAATCAATCAGCATTTGTTCCAGGAAGACGCATTGCGGATAACATTTTATTGACTCAAGAAATAATGAAGAATTATCATTTGAACCGTGGGGTCCCGAGATGTGCTTTTAAAGTAGACATTCAAAAGGCTTACGACACGGTTGATTGGGGTTTTTTGAGATCTACCTTAGTGGGTTTCGGTTTCCCTAAAAGAATGATTGGTTGGATCATGAAATGTGTTACCACTACATCGTTTTCCATTAGTATAAATGGTGATATGCACGGTTACTTTAAGGGAAAGAGAGGATTACGCCAAGGTGATCCTATGTCACCTTATCTCTTCACGCTGGTTATGGAGGTTCTCTCTTTGATGTTGGCTCGAAAAGTTGCGGTTACCGATGGGTTTCAATATCATCCGAAGTGTGATAAacttaaaattattaatttatgcTTTGCTGATGATTTGTTCCTATTTGCTTATGCTAATATTGACTCAGTTAAAGTCATCAGAGATGTGTTGGAAGATTTTAAGAATTGCTCAGGTCTCCATCCTAGTCTCCCTAAGAGTACGGCTTTCTTTGCTAACGTGTCTTCTACTATTAAATGTGAGATCCTTGATTTACTGCCTTTTGAAGAAGGATGTCTTCCAGTGAGATATCTTGGAGTTCCTTTGGTGTCTACTCGACTTCTATATCAGGACTGTAAGGTTTTGGTGGAACGAGTAAAATCTAAAGTGAAAGATTGGAAAAACAAATTCCTTTCGATTGGGGGAAGAGTGCAGCTAATTACTTCCGTGTTAACTTCTATGCAAGTTTATTGGTGTTCTATTTTCATATTACCCGATGCTATTATAAAAGATATTGAGAAGGTTATTCGAGGTTTCTTGTGGTGTCAGGGGGATTTGAAAAAAGGAAAAGCCAAAGTCAAATGGGAGGACCTTTGTTTACCAAAAAATGAAGGGGGGCTAGGCATAAAACGTTTGAAATTCTGGAATGTTGCCCTTATCACTTCCCATGTCTGGAGGATTTTGAAGAATGAGGAGTCATTGTGGGTCAAGTGGATTCATGCTTATCATCTTTCCACGCGTAATTTTTGGGATGTTCCGGTCAAAGCAGAT ATTTCATGGTCTGAAGTAATTTCGTGGCGTGACATATTCCAAGCAGGTTTTAACACTAATACTTTGCTTTGTAACATTGTGGATCAAAATCAGTGGGCATGGCCCATTACGTGGGTTTCCAAGTACCCTGCTTTACAACAGATAGAAATTCCCGTGTTCTCGGATACTAGTGATGTGTTGCAATGGAAGGCGCAAGATGGAAAACTGAGTTATTTTTCGGTGAGCACAGCTTACGAATCAATCAGACCTTGCGCTCCTTTGGTCGAATGGTTTGATGTAGTTTGGTTCTCTCAATGTATCCCACGTCATGCGTTTGTTCTTTGGATGCTAATTAGGGAACGGATGAAGACCCAAGACAGGTTAAAACTTTGGGAGATTCGGGACAATCAGGTATTACTATGTTCTTTATGTTCGTCTTGTGCGGACTCGCATTCGCATCTGTTTTTTGACTGCAAGTATTCTCATGAAGTGTGGCTGCGAGTGAAAGATCTCATCCTAGCTCCGAGTTGGAGTACTGATTGGAAAACATTTACATTGATTATCACCCCTTATGCGTCGAAAAAGAGTGCGAATATGGTGGTGACTAAACTTTTGTTTGCAGCTACGGTTTATTTTGTTTGGCAAGAGCGAAATAATCGAATGTTTAAAGGTCGTAAAAGGTCTACTGATGCTCTCTTCAGGGAAATATATGCTACGGTTCGGTTGAAGCTTATGTCGGTTCGATTTAAAGAATCAAGGCAAGTAAATGAATTGAAGATGGCATGGAACATTGGTTAG
- the LOC139856972 gene encoding uncharacterized protein has protein sequence MNSMEVFGKSVVAVPTNVIYLSSILGQDGPNSNSVHKCDWKCENEHVCGNMFRCKLTGLTHICDKNCNQRIVYDNYNSLCRVSRQLFPLTETEVQAVKGVRRKFEEESCSSSPQESCAFKRRRSGQFHPSPFERSFSAVAPICSQVGDGMDIN, from the coding sequence ATGAACTCAATGGAGGTATTTGGTAAATCTGTGGTAGCTGTGCCTACAAATGTTATTTATCTGTCAAGTATACTAGGCCAAGATGGCCCAAATTCGAACTCTGTTCACAAGTGCGATTGGAAATGTGAAAATGAGCATGTGTGTGGGAACATGTTTCGCTGCAAACTAACTGGGCTCACACACATCTGTGACAAAAACTGTAACCAGAGAATTGTTTATGATAACTATAACTCCCTTTGCAGAGTGAGCCGTCAACTTTTTCCGCTAACTGAAACCGAAGTACAGGCTGTGAAAGGCGTTCGAAGGAAGTTTGAAGAGGAGAGTTGTTCTTCTTCACCTCAGGAGAGTTGTGCTTTTAAGCGCAGAAGGAGTGGACAATTTCACCCCTCTCCTTTTGAGAGATCGTTTTCTGCAGTTGCGCCCATTTGCAGTCAAGTTGGAGATGGCATGGATATTAATTAA